Proteins encoded within one genomic window of uncultured Draconibacterium sp.:
- the dinB gene encoding DNA polymerase IV, whose translation MNRNIVHIDLDTFFVSCERLMNRELIGKPVLVGGTSGRGVVAACSYEARQYGVHSAMPMQMARRLCPEAIVVKGSSSIYSKFSDEITDIIKEGAPLYEKSSIDEFYIDVSGMDKFYGCYKWAQELRKRIIDQTHLPISFGLSTNKTVSKVATGEIKPNGFQQIEYGHEKEFLAPLPVKKIPMVGDQTYKMLLSMGIRYVKTIQEMPIELMDKVMGKNGIVLWKKAQGIDNSLVEPYHERKSISSSLTFEKDTIDVQALKNLLLAMAEKLAFYLRNGNKLTSCVTVTVRYSDFDTRTRQKRIPYTSLDHTLIQTTMELFDQLYTRRVLVRLVGVRFSHLVGGSYQMKLFEDDTKLINLYQRMDKIRNRYGANAVQRASTMGARDIGQMINPFNGQSPVIPAHRRM comes from the coding sequence TTGAATCGGAATATTGTACATATTGATCTGGACACCTTTTTTGTGTCGTGCGAAAGGCTGATGAACCGTGAGTTGATCGGCAAACCGGTTTTGGTTGGAGGTACCAGTGGACGTGGAGTGGTGGCGGCCTGTAGTTACGAAGCGCGGCAATACGGCGTACATTCGGCCATGCCCATGCAAATGGCGCGCCGGCTTTGTCCCGAGGCCATTGTGGTGAAAGGTAGCAGTTCTATTTACAGCAAATTTTCCGATGAGATTACTGATATAATTAAAGAAGGAGCACCGCTTTATGAAAAATCGTCCATCGACGAGTTTTATATTGATGTAAGCGGGATGGATAAATTTTACGGTTGTTACAAGTGGGCGCAGGAATTACGAAAACGAATTATCGATCAAACACATTTGCCTATTTCTTTTGGACTGTCGACCAATAAAACGGTGTCGAAAGTAGCAACGGGCGAGATAAAACCCAATGGTTTTCAGCAAATTGAGTACGGGCATGAAAAAGAGTTTCTGGCACCACTTCCGGTGAAAAAAATACCGATGGTGGGCGACCAGACTTATAAAATGCTGCTGAGCATGGGAATCCGTTATGTGAAAACCATCCAGGAGATGCCTATCGAATTGATGGACAAAGTGATGGGAAAGAATGGGATTGTGCTGTGGAAAAAGGCGCAGGGAATCGATAATTCGCTGGTAGAGCCTTATCACGAGCGGAAATCTATTTCATCGTCATTGACTTTTGAGAAAGATACAATTGATGTACAAGCACTGAAAAACCTGCTGCTGGCCATGGCCGAAAAACTGGCTTTCTACCTGCGCAACGGAAACAAATTAACATCGTGTGTTACGGTAACCGTGCGTTATTCCGATTTTGATACCCGCACCCGGCAAAAGCGCATTCCGTACACGTCGCTCGATCATACACTTATTCAAACCACCATGGAGCTTTTCGATCAGTTGTACACACGCCGGGTTTTGGTGCGGCTGGTGGGTGTGCGTTTTAGTCATTTGGTGGGTGGAAGTTACCAGATGAAACTGTTTGAAGATGATACCAAGCTGATAAATCTGTACCAGCGCATGGATAAAATTCGTAACCGCTATGGGGCAAATGCAGTGCAGCGAGCCTCAACCATGGGAGCTCGCGACATTGGACAAATGATTAACCCGTTTAACGGACAATCACCGGTAATTCCGGCACACAGGAGGATGTAA